The Spinacia oleracea cultivar Varoflay chromosome 2, BTI_SOV_V1, whole genome shotgun sequence DNA segment GGGATAGCAGTAGAAAGACAAAGGAACAGATTGAAGCAAAGTTACAAAGCAGACATGAGGCAGCTATAAGAAGAGAAAGGACTTTGGCTTATGCTTTCACTCATCAGGTAACGACTTAGACTTCTTTCCCGCTTACATGCCAGCAACCATTGCCATTGCCATTGCCATTGCCCCCAAAGAAAATCAAGGATTTCAGGGTAGTAAACGCAAATTTTAAAACCAGAAGACCATGGAGAGGAGTGGTTACCTATGCCTTCTTAATTCTTATGCAAAAGCATATTTAGTAATCATCATGTAAACAAGTTACTTCATGATTAGGCAGGCGTCTTTGCGTCTTCTTTCCTTACCACTAAGAATGTTTTATTGATTTACTTGGTTTATCAGTTAATAaaattttgctttttttttttttttaatctttttccTTCTGTACTGTGTTCATAGTGATATCAATGATTCTTGTCCCTTATTTTAATTTGCGAAGTAGTAATTGGGAGAATAAGAGAATCCAATAGCTTAGCTTAGTTTGTTCAAGTAGCTAAATGAAATCATATGATCTACAGCAAGCATGGAAGGCTTCATCGATGTCTGCTCACACGTTGTTTATGGATGTAAACAATCCCCACTGGGGGTGGAGTTGGTTAGAGAGATGGTTAGCTGCAAAACCATGGGAGACCGCAACCACTCCTGAGAAAGATTTTAGCAATGATAATTCCCCCCGTATTAAGGTCTCATCAAAGACCGCTTTGTCTGGGAATCACGAGCTAACTAAAGCCTACTATTCTCGTGAAAAGCCTACCCCTACATCCATCAGAAAACAACCCCATTCTTCTACTGGTGGTCGCCTGTCAACTTCTAATGCTCCTTCAAATTCCATTGCAGCAGCTCGAAAGTTGAGATCTCCAAGCCCAAAGGTTAGCCCAAGGACTAGCATGTGGGGTCCAGATGACGATGCAAGAAGCACACTGAGTATGCAATCAGAACAACAATCTAGGAGGACTAGTATAACAGGGTCATCTGTTAGGGATGATGAGAGCCTAGCCAGTTCTCAAACTACTGTTCCAAGTTATATGGCTGCTACAGAATCTGCAAAGGCTAGATCGCGATTAGGAGGTGATTGTAAGAGGGACAAGAGTGTCACACCTGACAGATTGTCTATTACTTCTGCTAGGAAAAGAGCTTCTCAACCTGCTTCTCCTGCAAGATCAAGGCGCTCTACTTCCTCAGATCATATTTAGATTTTCTAtgaaaataagataaaataactCGAGTTTCATTATACTGCGTTTTATTTATATCGGTTTGTATGTTTGTTATAACTTGGTTTATTTAATTTACATCGAGGATAAAGCATGATTATGTTGTAACTAATAAGCCAATAATCACTTTTGGAGTTTGACTGATTGATAAAACAAAAACCTTACCTGTGACAATTTCAGGCGGACTGGATGACACACAAAATACGCAACACGCAAAAGCTTCTTTAAATGAAACTCTAGGCTTCGTCTTTAAAGTGCTAAACTCCTAAATGATCTCTTCTGCCTTGCTTGTGGTGCCTACAGGCTACAGCAGTACAGCATCTTTATTTCATCTCCTGCATACCATGCAAATATGGATTCCTTACAGATGTAAATACTGTTGCAATCTCAATCTGCATGTTCTCTTGGCTTCATTTTATTCGGCTTTCTCACGAGCATAACTGCACCACGATGCGCAAAACATACAGCGCAGAAAAGACGGGACTTGATATTGAATGAcaaagtagtagtagtagtataATGCTCAACAacttctttacgctttccgtctTGAAAGACTCCATTTCCTGCAGACAACAAACAGCAGCAAATGTCTTACACCACAAATATATGAAACATAGAAAAACAAACTAGAACAAATATAGTTCACACATAACAAAAACTAGAATTCTGCCAGAATAGGAAATCTTTGGTAGAATCTAACAAAAAAGTTCTAGAACTAAAAATGGAATGGTACAGTATTACCACAAATGTGAAATATAGAAGATCCTCCATCACAATAGTATGTCTCACTTTAACACAGTAACTCTGTCTAAAAAGTAGCCATAAAAGAGGGGATCATGAAAAGAACTAGGAAGAAAACTGTAAGATCCAACAAGAAAAGGTTAGAGTAAAGGGTAAGATGCCTAAGCACATACCCCAGCCATAAAATGAAAACCTGTTTCCAACAGTAAGCAAATGAATTCAAGCAAGAAACATAACAGAAATGGGAGAAGAGTCAAAGATCACAGGAAGACGTAATAATATAACATATACCACTCTAGATATTTCTCTGACATAAAATGCTGATAAAACCAAACAAAACCAGAAGGAAGTGCAAGTTTTGCTTGGGGACTATGCCAACACACAATAACCAACTTCAATCAGGCAGTTATTAGCTTGCAACAGAGCTTTCTATCGTAACAAGACGACACGAGTTAACTTAACAGGAACAGTATGCCTATGCATAGAAGTTGGAGCCCCTCCTATTTTTCCATAGACATTTAGGAAAGAATGAATTTTGTCCATTTTCTCACAACATAAAAAGGACTGTACTAAAATTTCCAAAGCATGGAGCCCCTCTTGTTTTCTTTGAAGCCAAGTTTGCTCAGGTGGTGGGGGTGGGGGATGACTTCTGAATTTTGATGATTGGGTTCCTTTCTATTTGATAACGGCACTCGTGTGCAACTGCCTATTTTGTCTGAGAACAGCTAAACAAGGGTTTAAGAGAGCGTATACTATGGagtataaaatatagttaactATTCTACGGATGACAACAAAGAGACAAAAATTTGGAGAGTTCAAGGATCTCCTAGTTTGAAAAATTTGGAGAGTTCAAGGATGCTCGTCACTGGAAGTTTTCACAACTAATATTATAAGAACAATTCTCCACAAGGTCCACAACTGCATGACTATCATGGAGAAAATCAAACTTATCAACCAACTGATAAAAGCCTAAGGCAGATAACATATTCTAGCATAGTTAGTAGGTGAATAGAAAAGCATTCCGAGCCTCCATTGGTTTAATAGTCCAAACTAACAAGGAACTGAAGGAAGGCCTGTAATAAGAAAATAGAGTGCGATTACCTTCAAGGCTATCTTTTCTTGATTAACAAACCGTGAGCACCTGAACCTGTCAAAAGAATGGTCCTGGATATagttagttaattaattagttgaccgaaataaaaaaagaaaaacctcATGGAGACATGACGTCTGGCAGAGACAACTAATTCAGGATGAAATAGGTGTACATAGCATATTATTAATGCATAAGACTATTAGAGTGTTAACAAACAATCAAACATACAAGCCTTACCTATCCCTATTTGTCGACCTTAGTCCTCTGCGAGCTAAAATATTTCCGATAAGGCTATACGCGCCATTTTGTTCTTCCTTCAAATTAAACACGTGTTGTTTCTCCTTTTCATCATGTCACTCAAACACCAATAAACGTTTACTTAAAAAATCAGACACGTGAGGACGATAAATACTTGGGAAGAACTGAAAGCAAAGGTGTTGTTGAAATGCCACCCTACCAACACCAGGACACTACATGAACAATGGTTAATTACCACCCAAACCACtcattcatcattatcattacaccattgcctcaaagaggctcacgcaagaagcggggtagggGGGGGGTcagacgtacgcaaccttactgcagagaggttgtttccaattaaCCCAGAAGCaataacgggacgaccatcttctacttcatggaaaggaagcaaagaggttttaagagccattttgatttagtccattacatcccacagccaaaagaacaaatgaatcattGGCTCCATCGAAAATGGACCAACCATCCAAACCACTACGGTGATGAAATATCAGCAGTGATTCATTGAGCTGGTAGAGTTGTTTGACGATGTTCCAGAAAGCATAAAGATGGGTCAGTTTGTGAATGGGTTAAAGGAGGAAATCAAGGCAGAGATCTGATTGCTCAACCTAGTAGCCTGTTTTGTAGCCGTACTATTTGGTGTGAAATTAAAGCTTCCTATTTTCCCTATTATGTGTGTTCTTGACCAAGGAACTTGTCAGTTCCTTCcacttggtatcagagccgtaCGAAACCTAGAAAGGAAAACAACCGCCATGGTGTTGTCAAATTCGCAGCAAGTTCGAAGCCTTGGAAACGGGAATGGATGAAGTCACCCAATGAATGGAGGGTTAGAAGGTAACATCCAGAAGGTTTTGACGGAAGGTATGGCTACCTTCTAGAAAACGATGGCTGCAAACTTCACGGCCAAAAGCAAAGAAGATACCTGGTAGACCCAAGAAGTGGTGGCAGCGGCGACCACCCGTATGGAGGGGTGAATCGATCGATTCAAGGAGGACCAGAATACACATATGGCGGTGATACTGAGAAACCAGGAGAAGTTTCAAGAGGAGATGAAAGCATTGGTAGCCGGAAATAACTTGGCCGAAATGCTGAGGAGGAAGGTGACTACTCTGAGACATGGATAACCGGTGTGACCGAGAGAGGGAAACAAGGCGACGGTGGCGGAGGAGGTGGTCACTAGAAATGTCGAAAATTAGATACGCCCCTCTTCGAAGGGACTGACCCGGATGGCTAGATTTTAAGAGGGGAGAAGTATTTTGCTTACTATCGTTTAACGGAGAGTGAGAAACTTGATGTCGATGTGGTTTCCATGGAGAATGATGCATTGAGGTGGTTTACCTTTGAATCAAGGCGGAATCCGACGAGGACGTGGGCAAAATTGAAGGCGAGAGTGTTGGTAAAATATCGCCCCACCAACGCCAGGAGCTTACATGAACAATGGTTGGCCACCATGCAAACAACCAATGTGGCCCAATATCAGAGGCGATTCATTGAGTTCGTAGAGCCGCTTGATGATGTGTCAGAAAGCATAATGATGGGGCAGTTCGTTAAGTTCGTTAATGGTCTGCGAGATGAGATGAAAGCAAAGATTAGGCTTTTAAATTCCTACACGCTAGAATAGACTATGGAGTTAGCAGTTCAGCTCGAAGAAAGGCATCGGGTGAATGGATTACTACGAGGGGGATATGGGTCAATAAGAATTGGGCCTTTCTCTTACTTCAATAAAGGCCTAATTATCCTCGAGTGAACTCAATGAACACCACTAGCTCTAAGGCCCAATCTCATGTTCTAACCTACAACCATTAAAATCCATTAACCAAAGGAGGAGTGCCCAAACCACATACCAAAACTTTCACGGGCTGGCAAGGCCCGAACACCATAGCTCCAACCAGATCAACCGCGACGCCATCGAGGTTTTCCGGTGAAGTTAAGAGGTTAAGAGGCTGAAGGATCAATAATTACAAGATAAAAGAGCTAAGGTTTGTGTTTTCATTGTGATGAGAGATGGGGAGTGGGTCATCAATGTAAATGCAAAGAGGTGAGCGTTTTGTTAGTGGATGAGGAAGACAGTGAGCAAGATAGGGGGAGCGGTGAGTTCCAAGCCATCGAGATGCGGAGGGAGAAGATGAAATTTTGACCACAGTTTCCATGAATTTGATTGTCGGACTCACAAATCCGAGAACCTTGTAGATGACCGGAAAAATTGGGGACGGGAGGTGGAAGTGATGGTGTATCCGGGTGCAATCCATAATTTTATCTCACTCATGGCGGTGGAACAATAGGAGATTCCAGTGACAAAATCCGGAGGATTTGGAGTCTCGTTGGGGAAAGGTGAAGCGGTTCGTGGCACTGGCGTTTGTAAAGCAGTTCCCTTGAGCCTCAATGAAGAAGTATAAGTGACTTAGGATTTCTTGCCATTTGAATTAGGTAATTTAGATGTTATTCTTGCGGTGTAGTGGCTCGAAAAATTGGGCTCGGTGGTAACGAATTGGAAAACCCAAGTGATGAAGTATAAGCGTTAAAGAAGAAGGGGATAATAAGGCTTTTTGGAATGAGCAGAAGCTCCAACGTTAAAGTTGTGATGTAGAAGAAGGATTAATACCCATGAATCTAACCCATCTCATGTTCTCCAAAAAGGAAAGGCTTTGAGAAATGGGAATAACAAGTTGTTGTtgtgaatggcaaagtttggagATTTGGACAATATCATTCTCAAGTCTTAGGTTGAGGATAACAATACCCTTgggtgcacctaataatttttAGATAACCCATGGTATAATCGATGGTAACTTACATAGTACGGAGTACTAGTATTAGTTATAAGTATTACTTCTAtttgttataaaaataaaagttatgaagttttttattttttttacgatTTTGTAGAGGGTGGAACCGTGTAACCCAGTAGATAAAAAACTTTCAAATACTCCATACATTGTATAAAGTAAAAAATAAGAGGGTCAGCACGAAGGGGggaaaatatcatatttatgaCATTATGTTTCATATAAtgttaaattataatttcaaaAATCTTACTTGTATGTTAATTTTAATTCTAATAATCTTTACGAAGGATGGGGATATATATagaatattaattaaaatactctTAGGAAACTAGTTTAACCAAACACTTAATGAAACAGCAAACTTACCAATTTCAGCACCAAAAGGTTTTAGAGGCTACCTTATCAATTCCATTTAACTTATCAGTTTCGGCTAGTGTTGTCAAACAAAGCCTTAGCCAACTAAAGATTGCGTAGCTCCCGTGAGCTAcataaaaaataacataaactGGGAATCTTGCAAATGTTCAATGATTCTATCAGTCTCAAATAATAGAATCAGGACAGTATGcatctaaataaataaataaagtaacctctataaaaaattgttaatttaaaagAGCAAAATATGAGCACATACTTACTGAACCAGGTGTAGAACATTTGCTTCTTCATAAGTAACATAAAACAAACAGCCTGAACATGTAAAAATCAGTTTCAATTATACCCATTTGGACAATCATGCATCAAATATAAAGCTAGAGAACACCAAACCTTaacggcccgtttggtagccgataataaatggtgggaatgagaataaatctaagggggtgtttggtttgTACGGGGTAAAGGGAATGGGATCAACAAAGAGAATAGAGGAGAAAGGAAATTAAACCCTTTGATATAGAATAGTGTTTGGGTAACATAATTGTTTTATGTCTCTTCCTCCTCTATCTTACTCCATACTTGCCGCCCCTCTACATTGCCGCCGCCCCACTTTTGCCGCCCCTACCCTCTTATCGTCGCCGCCCCTCTTTTGCCGCCCCTCCCCTCATATCGTCGCCGCCGCCCTCTTTTTCCGCCGCCTCCTTCCCTCGTGTCGCCGTACCATATACATAAAGAGGCAAGTTTGATGTTTTGAAGGTTAAATTCGGCCCTAAAAACTGAATTGACCATTTAAAGCCATAATTATAAATTCAAAAaggtatttttttcattttaactcTTATTTTCTATTGAAAATTTTGGGCTTGTGGTGGTTAATAATGGTTTCGAACGGTTGTTAGGGTGGTTTCCGGTAGTTTTTGGTGGTTTTTTGCGGTGTGGGTAGTTGTCGGTGGCTTCCGGTAGTGTCTAAGGTGGCGGGTAGGGTGGTGGAACCAGCTGTTGGTGGTTTTGGTGGTGGGTCCGGTAGTTTTGCGGTGTCATAA contains these protein-coding regions:
- the LOC110798547 gene encoding protein IQ-DOMAIN 3 isoform X1, with the translated sequence MGCHKHFWLCDSRCLSVSTNAKMGRKGNWFSSVKKALNGPEEKEMNNQESGKSKKKWFRKNKRSVPNTVAATAVSAAETVPSTTTLPPQATVQAQVVVPTPEPAKVSSVTDKEQTKHAYSVALATAKAAEAAVAAAQAAAEVARLTATAPPFAGKSKEEVAAIKIQTAFRGYMGRRTLRALRGLIRLKTMMQGKAIKRQTTNTLKSMQTLARVQSQVHERRQRMAEENLARQKQIQHKYAKEQAKELDKSQQNGDGWDSSRKTKEQIEAKLQSRHEAAIRRERTLAYAFTHQQAWKASSMSAHTLFMDVNNPHWGWSWLERWLAAKPWETATTPEKDFSNDNSPRIKVSSKTALSGNHELTKAYYSREKPTPTSIRKQPHSSTGGRLSTSNAPSNSIAAARKLRSPSPKVSPRTSMWGPDDDARSTLSMQSEQQSRRTSITGSSVRDDESLASSQTTVPSYMAATESAKARSRLGGDCKRDKSVTPDRLSITSARKRASQPASPARSRRSTSSDHI
- the LOC110798547 gene encoding protein IQ-DOMAIN 3 isoform X2 — its product is MGRKGNWFSSVKKALNGPEEKEMNNQESGKSKKKWFRKNKRSVPNTVAATAVSAAETVPSTTTLPPQATVQAQVVVPTPEPAKVSSVTDKEQTKHAYSVALATAKAAEAAVAAAQAAAEVARLTATAPPFAGKSKEEVAAIKIQTAFRGYMGRRTLRALRGLIRLKTMMQGKAIKRQTTNTLKSMQTLARVQSQVHERRQRMAEENLARQKQIQHKYAKEQAKELDKSQQNGDGWDSSRKTKEQIEAKLQSRHEAAIRRERTLAYAFTHQQAWKASSMSAHTLFMDVNNPHWGWSWLERWLAAKPWETATTPEKDFSNDNSPRIKVSSKTALSGNHELTKAYYSREKPTPTSIRKQPHSSTGGRLSTSNAPSNSIAAARKLRSPSPKVSPRTSMWGPDDDARSTLSMQSEQQSRRTSITGSSVRDDESLASSQTTVPSYMAATESAKARSRLGGDCKRDKSVTPDRLSITSARKRASQPASPARSRRSTSSDHI